From a single Vibrio chagasii genomic region:
- a CDS encoding dipeptidase → MKKLLLATAIGLASTSSFASIETKDWYDEASPKAKQFVKDNIVLDFYASPSGTGFIKDSQVADYIDLAHERGITGASATIAAPNTPNLLAFKSEHGKWTKATSSAKTPIRYVKSVEDFQLAHDNGEYAVMWSSQTTMPLDGDAKNVAVMAEYGVKTMQLTYNETELTGSGVISMLNGDTTGLTDFGKEVIDEMVKHGITVDLSHTSPYTTSDITDYMQKHHKGVPVIYSHSPVASTYNCEPHETLEETQQRMAKNDLKKGDPDYRLAACYRLLSDEQVKTVADMGGVVSVVAAEWMLDGIWPEDITPQQFAEMIDGAVKVGGVDHVGIATDDMMTVSKVVPFVQANPTKYADNGYMVNAFNQGATGCAELSKHMAGVVDSLWKMGYSDEDLAKIFGGNLMRVYAQTWK, encoded by the coding sequence ATGAAAAAGCTCTTACTTGCTACCGCCATTGGTTTGGCTTCGACCAGCTCGTTTGCGTCAATTGAGACAAAAGACTGGTATGACGAAGCATCACCCAAAGCTAAACAGTTTGTTAAAGATAATATTGTCTTAGACTTTTACGCTTCTCCAAGCGGTACTGGTTTTATCAAGGACTCGCAAGTTGCTGATTACATCGATTTAGCTCACGAACGCGGTATTACTGGCGCTTCCGCGACCATTGCTGCCCCAAATACCCCCAACTTACTTGCGTTTAAATCCGAGCATGGGAAATGGACCAAGGCTACTTCTTCCGCCAAGACGCCTATTCGCTACGTGAAAAGCGTAGAAGACTTTCAACTAGCCCACGATAATGGGGAATATGCGGTTATGTGGTCATCGCAAACGACTATGCCGCTCGATGGTGATGCTAAAAACGTTGCGGTGATGGCTGAGTATGGTGTTAAAACAATGCAGCTAACCTATAACGAAACTGAGCTCACGGGTTCTGGGGTTATCTCAATGCTGAATGGTGACACCACGGGCTTGACGGATTTTGGTAAAGAAGTAATCGATGAGATGGTCAAGCATGGTATCACGGTGGATCTTTCCCATACATCACCATACACAACCAGCGACATTACAGACTACATGCAAAAACACCATAAAGGTGTCCCTGTTATTTATTCTCACTCTCCTGTAGCGTCTACGTATAACTGTGAACCTCATGAAACCCTTGAAGAAACACAGCAACGCATGGCCAAAAACGACCTCAAAAAAGGTGACCCTGATTATCGCCTTGCCGCTTGTTACCGATTACTTTCAGACGAACAAGTAAAAACGGTCGCGGATATGGGCGGTGTGGTTTCGGTTGTTGCCGCTGAGTGGATGCTAGATGGTATTTGGCCGGAAGATATTACTCCGCAACAGTTCGCAGAGATGATCGATGGCGCAGTTAAAGTGGGTGGTGTTGATCATGTTGGTATCGCGACAGACGATATGATGACAGTTTCAAAAGTGGTGCCTTTTGTTCAAGCAAACCCAACGAAATATGCAGATAACGGCTATATGGTGAATGCTTTTAACCAAGGTGCAACAGGCTGTGCAGAGCTTTCCAAACACATGGCAGGGGTTGTAGATAGCCTTTGGAAAATGGGTTATTCGGATGAAGACCTAGCCAAAATTTTTGGTGGTAACCTCATGCGTGTGTACGCACAGACTTGGAAGTAA
- a CDS encoding dipeptidase, translating to MKKLLLAATIASLSTVANASIETKDWHEFASPEAQAFAKETIVLDFYASPSAVGFTSDSDVAKYIDLAHERGVTGASVTIAAPHTPNMLAFKSEHAKWTQASSSAKTPIRYVENVEDFQLAHENGEYAIMWASQTTMPLEGDASNVAVMAEHGIKTMQLTYNETELTGSGVISMINGDKSGLTEFGKEVIDEMVKHGITVDLSHTSHYTTQDITDYMQKHHKGVPVIYSHSPIASTYGCEPHETLSETKQRMAEKNLQKEHPDYRLSACYRLISDEQAETVAEMGGVVAVTATEFMMDGIWPEDITPKQFAEMIDGAVKVAGIDHVGIATDDMMTTAKVVPFAVANADKYADNGYMVDAFNKGATGCAELSKHIAGVVDALWEMGYSNEDLAKLFGGNLMRVYEQTWTPKA from the coding sequence ATGAAAAAATTACTTCTTGCAGCAACAATTGCATCCCTATCTACCGTTGCTAATGCATCAATCGAGACAAAAGATTGGCATGAATTTGCTTCACCAGAAGCGCAGGCGTTTGCCAAAGAAACCATTGTATTGGACTTCTACGCGTCACCTAGTGCAGTAGGTTTCACGTCAGATTCTGACGTTGCTAAGTATATCGACCTTGCACATGAGCGTGGTGTGACTGGCGCTTCAGTGACGATTGCTGCACCGCACACACCTAATATGCTGGCGTTTAAGTCTGAGCATGCGAAGTGGACTCAAGCTTCATCTTCGGCGAAAACACCTATTCGATATGTTGAGAACGTTGAGGACTTCCAACTCGCTCATGAAAACGGCGAATACGCGATCATGTGGGCAAGCCAGACAACCATGCCTTTGGAAGGGGATGCATCTAACGTCGCGGTGATGGCCGAACATGGCATTAAAACTATGCAGCTAACCTATAACGAAACTGAGCTGACTGGTTCTGGTGTTATCTCGATGATCAACGGTGATAAGTCGGGCTTAACTGAGTTTGGTAAAGAGGTCATTGATGAGATGGTGAAACACGGTATTACTGTCGATCTATCGCATACTTCCCACTATACGACACAAGACATAACAGACTACATGCAAAAGCATCACAAAGGGGTGCCTGTTATCTATTCACACTCACCGATCGCATCGACTTATGGTTGTGAGCCTCATGAAACGTTGAGCGAAACGAAACAACGCATGGCAGAGAAGAACCTACAAAAAGAACATCCAGACTACCGCTTATCTGCGTGTTACCGATTAATTTCTGATGAGCAGGCTGAGACAGTCGCAGAGATGGGCGGTGTGGTTGCTGTAACCGCGACTGAGTTCATGATGGACGGTATTTGGCCTGAAGACATCACTCCAAAGCAATTTGCAGAGATGATTGATGGTGCAGTAAAAGTGGCTGGTATTGACCATGTTGGTATTGCGACTGATGACATGATGACAACAGCAAAAGTAGTGCCTTTCGCCGTTGCTAATGCCGATAAATACGCTGATAACGGTTACATGGTGGATGCGTTCAACAAAGGAGCAACAGGCTGTGCTGAGTTATCTAAGCATATTGCAGGCGTTGTTGATGCTTTGTGGGAGATGGGGTATTCCAATGAAGACCTTGCTAAATTGTTCGGTGGCAACTTGATGCGAGTTTATGAGCAAACATGGACACCAAAAGCTTAA
- a CDS encoding peptidylprolyl isomerase yields MARTAAALHILVKHKEQAEDIIKQLKKGAKFQTLAKKYSTCPSGKKGGDLGEFRKGQMVPQFDKVCFSGETLVPHLVKTKFGWHVVKVLYRT; encoded by the coding sequence ATGGCAAGAACAGCAGCAGCGCTTCATATTTTGGTGAAGCACAAAGAACAAGCAGAAGACATCATCAAGCAGCTTAAAAAAGGCGCTAAGTTTCAGACGCTAGCGAAGAAATACTCAACGTGCCCATCTGGTAAAAAGGGTGGCGATTTAGGTGAGTTTCGTAAGGGGCAGATGGTGCCTCAGTTTGATAAGGTTTGTTTCTCTGGCGAGACGCTGGTCCCACATCTTGTTAAAACGAAATTTGGCTGGCACGTGGTTAAGGTTCTTTACAGAACATAG
- a CDS encoding chemotaxis protein — MAKPISKASQSQGMLMFKLSLTQSFAIGTLKVREIVPFQPMTQIPYSHHHVIGTVTIRELTVPVIDMSAAIGFRPITPAEYQDCVLIVTDCLRTVVAFLVRSIDKIIECDWKSIESPPASVGRNVFVTGITRFEDRIVQMLDVELLLSKIYPDYENAQIPMLTDVERERLKALNILLVDDSLIARKQLSDALDSINIPYSICNNGLDAIDLMRRQASVGNAVDLLVSDIEMPGLDGYELAFEVQNDSALSHAYCILHTSLSSEICVDRANQVGAHEALEKFNAGELIEAMLRGAKVLNNASTTA, encoded by the coding sequence ATGGCCAAACCGATAAGTAAAGCGAGTCAGTCACAGGGAATGTTGATGTTCAAGCTGTCCCTCACTCAAAGTTTTGCTATTGGCACGCTTAAGGTCAGGGAAATTGTCCCTTTTCAGCCAATGACCCAAATCCCCTATTCTCATCACCATGTGATTGGCACAGTGACCATCCGCGAGCTCACTGTCCCTGTCATTGATATGTCTGCCGCGATAGGCTTTCGTCCGATCACTCCGGCTGAATACCAAGATTGCGTACTCATCGTGACGGACTGCTTGAGAACCGTAGTCGCATTTTTGGTTCGCTCAATCGATAAAATCATCGAATGTGATTGGAAGAGCATTGAATCGCCACCAGCAAGCGTAGGACGAAATGTGTTTGTGACGGGCATTACGCGCTTTGAAGATCGTATCGTACAGATGCTCGACGTAGAGTTGCTGCTCTCCAAGATCTACCCTGATTACGAGAACGCACAAATCCCTATGCTGACGGATGTTGAACGAGAACGTCTAAAAGCACTGAATATCTTATTAGTGGATGACTCTTTGATTGCGCGTAAGCAGCTGTCTGATGCTCTAGACAGCATCAACATTCCTTACAGTATTTGTAACAACGGATTAGATGCGATCGACCTAATGAGACGCCAAGCTAGCGTGGGTAATGCGGTCGACCTGTTAGTGAGCGATATTGAGATGCCAGGACTCGATGGCTATGAGCTTGCATTTGAAGTACAAAATGACAGTGCACTGAGCCATGCCTATTGTATTTTGCACACTTCACTATCGAGTGAGATCTGTGTGGATCGTGCTAACCAGGTGGGTGCCCATGAAGCACTTGAGAAATTCAATGCAGGTGAATTAATCGAAGCCATGCTGCGTGGCGCAAAAGTCTTAAACAACGCCTCTACGACCGCTTAA
- a CDS encoding ATP:cob(I)alamin adenosyltransferase, translating to MKPVSRDWDEFCYPFIYEDSPICDFEILSDELCCRIGLVLSLELEPQVREILQRLQPNIYHLNGSVRGKLAISESELVELKQDYHCIREQLEGGFKGFVLPGGHRVSSELHLCRCQAKKVVRALVSIEHHESKKSPDPILFKYANLVANTLYALASYTNHINEVEEVEFVSKSYSMPKSSMPKKKD from the coding sequence GTGAAACCAGTAAGTCGAGATTGGGACGAGTTCTGTTATCCATTTATTTATGAAGACAGTCCTATCTGTGATTTTGAGATTCTATCGGATGAACTCTGTTGCCGAATTGGATTGGTGCTGTCTCTAGAGTTAGAACCACAAGTTCGTGAGATCCTGCAACGCCTGCAGCCGAACATCTACCACTTGAATGGCTCGGTGCGTGGCAAGCTAGCGATTTCTGAGTCCGAATTGGTCGAGCTTAAGCAAGATTACCACTGTATTCGCGAGCAGTTAGAAGGTGGCTTCAAAGGGTTTGTTTTGCCTGGCGGGCATCGAGTATCGAGCGAACTTCATTTGTGCCGTTGTCAGGCGAAGAAAGTTGTTCGCGCTTTGGTGAGCATTGAGCACCATGAAAGTAAAAAGTCGCCGGATCCGATTCTTTTTAAATACGCTAACTTAGTCGCGAACACTCTGTATGCCTTGGCGTCTTATACCAATCATATCAATGAGGTTGAGGAAGTGGAGTTTGTGAGTAAGAGCTATTCTATGCCAAAAAGCTCGATGCCTAAAAAGAAAGACTAA
- the hutZ gene encoding heme utilization protein HutZ produces the protein MEQQVKQERLQGRLGPEIKEFRQERRTLQLATVDEEGRPNVSYAPFVQNQEGYFVLISDIARHARNLKANPQVSLMMIEDEESSKQLYARKRLTFDAQASVVERETELWTQVIGQMQERFGEIIDGLSQLQDFSLFNLKAENGLFVKGFGQAYQVSGDDLVDFVHLQEGHKKVSNE, from the coding sequence ATGGAACAACAAGTAAAACAAGAACGTCTACAAGGTCGCCTAGGTCCAGAAATTAAAGAGTTTCGCCAAGAGCGTCGTACCCTTCAACTGGCAACGGTTGACGAAGAGGGCCGCCCGAACGTGAGCTACGCGCCTTTCGTTCAAAACCAAGAAGGTTACTTTGTTCTAATTTCTGATATTGCTCGTCACGCTCGTAACTTGAAAGCGAACCCACAAGTTTCTTTAATGATGATTGAAGATGAAGAGAGCTCAAAGCAGCTTTACGCGCGTAAGCGTTTAACGTTTGATGCACAAGCAAGTGTTGTTGAGCGTGAAACAGAGCTTTGGACTCAAGTGATTGGCCAGATGCAGGAGCGTTTTGGCGAGATCATTGATGGCTTGAGCCAACTTCAAGATTTCTCCTTATTCAACTTGAAAGCAGAGAACGGCCTGTTCGTTAAAGGCTTTGGTCAAGCGTACCAAGTGTCTGGTGATGACCTAGTTGACTTCGTTCACCTGCAAGAAGGTCACAAAAAAGTATCGAACGAGTAA
- the hutX gene encoding heme utilization cystosolic carrier protein HutX: MTDTTLEVTETLEQRVAHILEEEPKLLPTAIAEKLGVSEVEVVAAFPNDMAVMLDGSRAQEILEGLVGWGPVTTIVHSFGSIFEVKAPFPKGKVARGYYNLMGKDGELHGHLKLDNIKHIGLVSKAFMGRESHYFGFFSETGENIFKIYLGRNEKRELIADQVERFKALKEQA, translated from the coding sequence ATGACAGATACAACATTAGAAGTAACCGAAACTCTAGAGCAACGTGTCGCGCACATCCTAGAAGAAGAACCAAAACTGCTGCCAACTGCTATTGCAGAGAAGCTGGGCGTTTCAGAGGTTGAAGTCGTCGCTGCTTTTCCAAACGACATGGCAGTGATGCTAGATGGCAGCCGTGCTCAAGAAATTTTGGAAGGCTTAGTGGGTTGGGGACCAGTGACCACGATCGTGCACTCATTTGGATCTATCTTTGAAGTAAAGGCGCCGTTCCCGAAAGGTAAAGTAGCGCGTGGCTACTACAACTTGATGGGTAAAGATGGTGAGCTTCACGGTCACCTTAAGTTAGACAATATCAAACACATCGGTTTGGTGAGCAAAGCGTTCATGGGGCGTGAAAGCCATTACTTTGGTTTCTTCAGTGAAACGGGTGAGAACATTTTCAAGATTTACCTAGGCCGCAATGAAAAGCGTGAGCTTATCGCCGACCAAGTAGAACGCTTCAAAGCACTAAAAGAACAAGCTTAA
- the hutW gene encoding heme anaerobic degradation radical SAM methyltransferase ChuW/HutW: protein MSLNIYKFDESILGVSSPDPLRFAFAKKHSAHAGGSSIPVDPSKKLELFDELMLSEGKKQDKRCLYIHIPFCRVRCTFCNFFQNAASRKLVDEYFDALMVELKQKAKTPWAQSGLFHAVYIGGGTPTDLSPKQVELLGKAIRQYFPLANDVEMTLEGRINRFGDDMFDSALEGGFNRFSFGIQSFNTKVRRSAKRLDDREVVLERISSLSRTEQAPIVLDLLYGLPYQSMDVFQQDLEDYMSTGAHGIDLYQLIVGGSAPMLNLVEKGKIPPPANTPDKASMYLAGVEFMAKHKVKQLSVNHWTRDNRERSIYNSLAKTYAEVLPIGCGAGGNIGGHGVMQHRTLDSYMESIKQGQLPIAMMTKQSALEPTFSTLKAGFDSGVVRRSTLPSFMGQDTFDYLKPLFEHWEQNGLVELSEDYLSLTIAGSFWAVSLAQSVIQVLNAEYQAANPAPNAAAAGVHPHASLKHA, encoded by the coding sequence ATGAGTCTTAATATTTATAAATTTGACGAATCAATCTTGGGCGTTTCTAGCCCTGATCCGCTTCGTTTTGCGTTTGCCAAAAAGCATTCTGCACACGCCGGAGGAAGCTCTATTCCGGTTGATCCGAGCAAGAAGTTGGAGCTCTTTGATGAACTGATGCTGAGTGAAGGGAAAAAACAGGATAAGCGTTGCTTGTATATCCATATTCCTTTTTGTCGCGTGCGTTGTACTTTCTGTAATTTTTTCCAAAATGCGGCAAGTCGCAAATTGGTAGACGAGTATTTCGATGCATTGATGGTCGAGCTCAAGCAAAAAGCCAAAACACCATGGGCACAGTCTGGGTTGTTTCATGCCGTTTATATCGGTGGGGGAACTCCAACCGATTTGTCGCCTAAACAAGTCGAGCTATTAGGCAAGGCTATTCGCCAATACTTCCCACTCGCCAATGATGTTGAAATGACTCTAGAAGGGCGCATCAACCGATTCGGTGATGACATGTTTGATAGTGCACTTGAAGGCGGCTTCAACCGATTCTCATTTGGTATTCAAAGTTTTAACACCAAAGTACGACGCAGCGCGAAACGTTTAGATGACCGTGAAGTGGTTCTAGAGCGTATCAGCTCTTTAAGCCGCACTGAGCAAGCACCGATCGTTCTCGATCTACTGTATGGACTACCGTATCAATCGATGGATGTGTTCCAACAAGATCTGGAAGACTACATGTCGACGGGGGCACACGGTATTGACCTTTACCAACTGATTGTTGGGGGCAGTGCTCCTATGCTTAATCTGGTTGAGAAAGGGAAGATCCCACCACCGGCTAATACGCCAGATAAAGCAAGCATGTATTTAGCGGGTGTTGAGTTCATGGCTAAGCACAAGGTTAAACAGCTGAGCGTCAATCACTGGACTCGCGACAACCGTGAACGCAGCATTTACAACAGTTTGGCGAAAACCTATGCCGAGGTTTTGCCTATTGGTTGTGGTGCTGGTGGCAATATCGGTGGTCACGGCGTGATGCAACATCGAACTTTAGACAGCTACATGGAGTCTATTAAGCAAGGGCAATTACCAATAGCCATGATGACCAAACAGAGTGCCTTGGAACCTACGTTCTCCACATTAAAGGCCGGCTTTGATTCTGGTGTGGTTAGAAGAAGCACACTTCCAAGTTTTATGGGGCAAGACACCTTCGATTACCTGAAACCTCTATTCGAACATTGGGAACAGAATGGTTTGGTTGAGCTTTCAGAAGATTATCTGAGTCTTACTATCGCTGGCAGCTTTTGGGCAGTAAGCCTAGCTCAGAGTGTTATTCAAGTGCTTAACGCCGAGTATCAGGCTGCGAACCCGGCTCCGAATGCAGCCGCAGCGGGTGTTCATCCACACGCAAGTTTGAAGCACGCTTAA
- a CDS encoding energy transducer TonB, which translates to MNVPRYVIAGGTSLVIHAALLFVAQESKVFAMPAGSQSNTVSINFTPKSTPSQAQQKTVTEPVEPEPIKEPVAKAEPKPVEPKAVEPKQAKPTPKKKAITNKPQPKKVEKKPVQKKPVAEKKVVKKERPKPKAKSKPTPQPEKLADKKVDKNMDESANQPQEVNQGLSNKEPVLITKPSFSSRPTPPNYPRQARRRGIEGVATYEIWLDAEGKQVKQALVNSSGALMLDNAALEAIKQWKFSPHTVNGRAIAHRVQIPVRFRLD; encoded by the coding sequence GTGAACGTTCCTAGGTATGTTATTGCAGGCGGTACATCGTTAGTGATTCATGCGGCGCTATTATTTGTCGCTCAAGAATCCAAAGTATTTGCGATGCCTGCAGGTAGCCAATCGAACACGGTATCGATCAACTTCACTCCGAAGAGCACACCTTCTCAAGCTCAACAAAAAACGGTCACCGAGCCCGTTGAACCAGAACCAATAAAAGAACCTGTTGCAAAGGCAGAGCCTAAACCAGTAGAGCCAAAAGCTGTTGAGCCAAAACAGGCTAAACCAACACCTAAGAAAAAGGCGATCACCAACAAGCCACAGCCAAAGAAAGTCGAAAAGAAGCCGGTTCAAAAAAAGCCAGTAGCTGAAAAGAAGGTCGTTAAGAAAGAGCGCCCTAAGCCAAAAGCAAAGTCAAAACCTACGCCACAACCAGAAAAGTTAGCCGACAAGAAAGTCGATAAAAATATGGACGAGTCTGCAAACCAGCCTCAGGAAGTAAACCAAGGCCTATCAAACAAAGAGCCCGTATTAATCACGAAGCCATCATTTTCTTCTCGCCCTACACCGCCGAATTACCCTCGCCAAGCACGACGTCGTGGTATCGAGGGTGTAGCAACTTACGAGATCTGGCTAGACGCTGAAGGTAAACAAGTTAAACAAGCATTAGTAAATTCATCAGGCGCACTGATGCTCGACAACGCCGCATTAGAAGCCATTAAACAATGGAAGTTCTCACCTCACACTGTCAACGGCCGAGCAATCGCTCACCGTGTACAAATACCTGTTCGTTTTAGGTTGGATTAA
- a CDS encoding MotA/TolQ/ExbB proton channel family protein — MQQISYLQDQLGLMTWPLLICSALTAMIIAERIFQVMLSIGVGKRAIRRELNQISPTNSQEIEALAHSISGKRPLLYKGVSMLLAHHSFSKGLREDAAGIWLQEKRHQLHAGLRLLGLIGVISPLIGLLGTVLGLIEMFKGVAATTGSITPNDLADGLGLAMRTTAAGLMIALPAISGAQLLGLWADRVLAQLEHTLNYVNVWLEGMSIQTNQSGDVNHTSANQASVGDVSQA; from the coding sequence ATGCAACAAATCAGTTACTTACAAGATCAACTTGGCTTAATGACTTGGCCGCTTCTCATCTGTTCAGCACTCACGGCAATGATCATCGCTGAGCGAATCTTCCAAGTCATGCTCAGCATCGGTGTTGGCAAACGTGCGATTCGCCGCGAGCTCAACCAAATTTCACCGACTAACAGCCAAGAAATCGAAGCACTTGCTCATTCAATTTCAGGTAAAAGACCTTTGCTCTACAAAGGTGTCTCTATGCTGCTCGCTCACCACTCATTTTCAAAAGGGTTACGTGAAGATGCTGCTGGCATTTGGCTTCAAGAAAAACGCCACCAACTGCACGCAGGATTAAGACTGTTGGGGTTAATTGGTGTTATCAGTCCACTTATCGGCCTACTGGGTACAGTACTTGGGCTTATCGAGATGTTTAAAGGTGTTGCAGCGACAACAGGCAGCATCACACCCAATGATTTGGCAGATGGACTTGGTTTAGCGATGAGAACAACCGCAGCTGGCTTGATGATTGCTCTACCTGCTATCTCTGGTGCGCAACTGCTCGGGCTATGGGCGGACAGAGTACTAGCGCAACTTGAACATACTCTGAATTACGTAAATGTGTGGCTAGAAGGCATGTCGATTCAAACGAACCAGTCTGGCGATGTAAATCATACGTCGGCAAACCAAGCCTCTGTGGGTGATGTGAGCCAAGCATGA
- a CDS encoding biopolymer transporter ExbD: MIKTPNSSHTQSLTPDLTPLLDIIFIVMVFLLLTASVKLESLEVDLPSSDVKNVSEVHKDSISVNILDHEPYWAINGKEYIDWENFKIALLEETGSTDKKPIIIGADKAANVENLVKLLSFLQENGIPATQLLTDDN; the protein is encoded by the coding sequence ATGATTAAAACGCCAAACTCGTCCCATACGCAGAGCCTAACTCCAGACTTAACGCCGCTGCTCGACATCATTTTTATCGTGATGGTTTTTCTACTACTTACGGCTTCAGTAAAGCTGGAGTCACTTGAAGTTGACCTACCCAGTTCAGACGTCAAAAACGTTTCAGAGGTCCACAAAGATTCGATTAGCGTCAATATCTTAGACCATGAACCATACTGGGCTATCAACGGGAAAGAGTACATTGACTGGGAAAACTTCAAGATCGCCTTGCTCGAAGAGACAGGCTCAACGGATAAAAAGCCAATCATTATCGGGGCCGATAAAGCTGCCAACGTTGAGAACTTAGTGAAACTTCTGTCTTTCCTTCAAGAAAACGGAATTCCTGCGACTCAGTTGCTCACTGACGATAACTAG
- a CDS encoding ABC transporter substrate-binding protein translates to MNNLNVLNKLKTKTSLFSLAAMSLALSAPTAMANDIEQPRIISAGSAVTELVLALGAEEQLVGIDVTSRFPQSEKLPKIGYHRNLSAEGLLALEPTTLIGSDEMGPDNAISQLKSAGVDVEIVNTEANVEGLLKRIDQIAKITHTEDHSQQVKADVNQKIAALKANQVPNNQAKKVLFLLLHEGRPANVAGGETSPNAIIELAGGINPAAQSLTSYKPLSMESLVEMQPDVILVSGRSYQKMGGADAILKSLPMLAATPAGMNKQIITVNGSALVGGLGLESLSEAKRLNALIYPL, encoded by the coding sequence ATGAACAATTTAAACGTGCTCAATAAACTAAAGACCAAGACTTCTCTCTTTTCATTGGCAGCAATGAGCTTGGCTCTTAGTGCACCAACCGCAATGGCTAACGACATTGAACAACCGCGAATCATCAGTGCTGGCAGCGCCGTTACAGAATTGGTTTTAGCGCTTGGCGCAGAAGAACAATTGGTTGGCATTGATGTGACCAGTCGTTTCCCTCAATCTGAAAAACTGCCTAAGATCGGCTACCACAGAAACCTATCTGCTGAAGGTTTGCTTGCTCTAGAGCCAACCACACTGATTGGTTCTGATGAGATGGGACCGGACAACGCAATCTCTCAACTGAAATCTGCGGGCGTCGATGTCGAAATCGTTAACACTGAGGCTAACGTGGAAGGGCTACTAAAACGTATCGACCAAATCGCAAAGATCACACACACTGAAGATCACTCACAGCAAGTTAAAGCCGATGTGAATCAAAAGATTGCAGCACTTAAAGCCAATCAAGTACCAAATAACCAAGCCAAGAAAGTACTGTTCCTATTGCTGCACGAAGGTCGTCCTGCCAACGTAGCGGGTGGTGAAACGTCACCAAATGCAATCATTGAATTGGCTGGCGGTATCAACCCAGCAGCTCAAAGCCTTACATCTTACAAACCATTATCAATGGAATCGCTTGTCGAGATGCAACCTGATGTCATTTTAGTGAGTGGCCGCAGTTACCAAAAAATGGGCGGCGCTGATGCGATTCTTAAGTCGTTACCTATGTTAGCGGCAACCCCTGCAGGCATGAACAAGCAAATCATCACTGTAAATGGCAGCGCTTTAGTGGGCGGACTTGGTCTGGAAAGCCTTTCTGAAGCGAAGCGACTAAACGCACTTATCTATCCGCTATAA
- a CDS encoding iron ABC transporter permease produces the protein MLLRSVPLKTTMLGLGTTLAFVALYSITVGPMNISLMDSATSLIRPNNDLAPHINLVIQEIRLPRTILCMLIGAILALCGAVMQGLFRNPLAEPGIIGVSAGAALGAALAIVLFSELSLQYPAFMNFAAVPVFAFLGGALTTLLVYKLGTGKFGTSVTIMLLAGVAISALSGAGIGFLNFIADDQMLRDLSLWSMGSLAGAKWSGIILAAITLVGLFVIFYRQAMSLNALLLGESEAQHLGIPVQKLKRQLILLTAAGVGITVSLSGMIGFIGLVIPHLGRMLAGPDHRVLLPLSAVLGALLLTAADMFSRVALAPAELPVGIVTAIIGAPFFLYLLFQQKGRIL, from the coding sequence ATGTTGCTACGATCCGTCCCCCTAAAAACAACGATGTTAGGCCTAGGTACAACCCTAGCCTTTGTCGCGCTGTACTCAATCACTGTTGGGCCAATGAATATTAGTTTAATGGACAGCGCAACGAGCTTAATTCGTCCAAACAATGACTTAGCGCCTCACATCAATTTAGTCATTCAAGAAATACGACTGCCTAGAACCATACTATGCATGCTAATTGGTGCCATTCTCGCACTATGCGGTGCCGTCATGCAGGGGCTATTCCGTAACCCACTGGCTGAGCCTGGCATCATTGGCGTGTCTGCCGGTGCGGCCTTAGGGGCTGCACTAGCTATCGTTCTGTTCTCTGAGCTTTCACTTCAATATCCGGCATTCATGAACTTTGCCGCAGTACCTGTATTTGCTTTTTTGGGTGGCGCTCTAACCACATTACTGGTTTACAAACTTGGTACTGGCAAGTTCGGAACTTCAGTAACTATCATGCTGTTAGCGGGTGTCGCAATCAGCGCACTTTCAGGTGCAGGGATAGGCTTCTTAAACTTCATCGCTGATGATCAAATGCTGCGTGACCTTTCGCTATGGTCGATGGGCTCATTAGCTGGCGCTAAATGGTCGGGGATTATACTTGCTGCAATTACGCTCGTTGGACTGTTCGTCATTTTTTACCGACAAGCGATGTCTCTGAATGCCCTACTCCTAGGTGAATCAGAAGCGCAACACCTGGGTATTCCAGTTCAAAAACTTAAACGACAGCTTATTCTGCTGACAGCAGCGGGTGTGGGTATCACGGTAAGCCTATCTGGCATGATTGGTTTTATCGGACTGGTTATCCCACATTTAGGTCGCATGTTAGCGGGTCCTGATCATCGAGTTCTGTTGCCTTTATCAGCGGTACTAGGCGCACTACTGTTAACAGCGGCAGACATGTTCTCACGCGTTGCTCTTGCCCCAGCAGAACTACCAGTAGGTATTGTCACTGCGATTATTGGCGCGCCCTTCTTCTTGTACCTACTATTCCAACAGAAAGGGAGAATCCTTTAA